The Methanobrevibacter sp. nucleotide sequence CTCAATGACTTTCCGGATTTATCAAAAGTCAGACCAATACTGAAGGACAACACTCATTTTTTCATTAACAGCTATCCGTATCCTGATAATTTAAATATCAGACATCAATCAAGCAATTTTGCAGATATTCCTGTTTTAAAAAGTGATCTGGAAGAAATTTTACCTGATGAGATTGACGGCTTTGTATTGAATCCCTTGAACCGTCATGATTTTCCACCTGAGACAGTCGAATATCTGAAAAGCTTCAACGTTCCAGTCTTCATGTCTCTTCAGGGTTTTTTGAGGACTGAAGGCAATCAAGTAAATGACAATTATGAAATAGAATTATGCAAGTTTGATGAGTTAAGTACAATTTTAAATGGTGTTGATGTCATTTTCCTTGACGAGGCTGAAAAAAATTTCATTGGAAGCAACGTTGATGTGGATGAGATGGTAATTACAGATGGAAGTAACGGATCTAGAATTGTCGGTGACGGCGAGATAAAGGTTGATGCAGTAAAATGTGAAAATGTTGTGGATACTACTGGTTGTGGAGATACCTACATGGCGGCCTATATTTCACAAAAATTACTGATGAAATCTTCCAGAACTGCAGGAAACTTCGCATCTCGCATTGCCAGTGAAAAAATAAATAATTACGGCCCTTATAATTTCAACAAATAATCGACTTTTCAAATGTTATTGTAATACTTTTTTATATTCGGTATTTTTTATTTTAAATACTTTTTAATTATTTAGAAAACTTTATAAATAAATATAATTATAATTATATATGCATTTCGAATTTTTTTTTACACTTTTAAAGGGTCATCATGTTAAACAAGTCAACTAATATAATCGAAAAGGAATTTAAGAATTTACGTAGGGAGCTATTGGATTTAACATTAAGAAATCAACTTCTTAACTTTAAAGCAAGAGCTAAAACCATTACAATCGTAAACCAGTCCCCTGTAAATCTTTTCCAGACATTGGTTCTTCAAGAAAACAAGATGTATTTTGTAGCCAACAAGAAGGATAAAAAAGAGGACAAGTCATCTGTCTGGGACCATATTCCATTTGATTTTTCAAAGTTTTCAGAAGGCGACAGAAAGTTAGCAACAGATTTGACCCCAAAGGAACTTCAAAAAAGATTATATTACATTAACAACCAGGCAAAGACAATGCTCCAGGAGCAGGGTTACAATATCCTCTATCTGGCTGTCGGATTTCTGGAATGGAAAGACAAATCCAAGCCAAGACAGAAAAATAACGCTCCTCTCGTATTGATTCCGGTTTCAATGGAAAGGAAAAAAGTCGGAGAATCATTCAACCTCGAATGGACAGGGGAAGATATCCAAACCAACATCTCACTTAAGGCAAAGCTTCTTGAAGCAGGCATTGAACTTCCTGATTTCCAGTTCAAAAGATACGGCGAGGTCATTGACCATTACATTGCAAGTGTGCGCCGTGTCATTTCAAGAATGGACGGATGGGAAGTAAACACCAATGTAGCTTTAGGTTTTTTCAGTTTCACAAAATTTGTAATGTATAACGATTTAAACCCTGAAGCATGGGCCGACAATGTTGATTTGACTAAAAACGAATTGATACAGGCCATTTTTAATCCTGCAAAAAATGATCAGGAATCATTCAGGGAAGAAGACATTGACTCAAGGCTTGAATATCAGAACATGTATCAGGTTCTTGATGCGGATTCATCACAGATTGCAGCTATTCAGGACGTTAAGGCAGGCTGCAATCTTGTTGTGGAAGGACCGCCTGGAACCGGAAAATCACAGACTATTGTAAACCTTATTGCTGAGCTTCTGGCTGAAGGCAAATCAGTTCTGTTTGTATCAGAAAAGATGGCGGCACTGGATGTTGTAAAGGACCGTCTGACCGCTGTAGGTTTGGGCAAGTTTGTTCTTGAACTCCATTCCCATAAAACCAGACGTAAAAAATTCCTAAAGGACCTGCAGAAGGCAACCAATGTAAGGGCACAGGAACCACTGAACATTGACCAGACAATCCGTAAACTGGAAACCTTACGCCGCCAGCTGGATGACTATTCACAAATCATTCACAAACCTGCATTTGCAGTGAATTTATCTCCGTTCCAACTGTACGGAATGAAAGAATCTGCCGATGACCATTTCTCAAGAAAGGATACACTGATGCCTCTGGTCAGATTTGAAAATCCGGAAAGTGTCACATTGAAAGATTTGGATGACATGAAAATAGCTCTTGAAAATCTCGCAGAGCTCTATCAGACAATTTCCCGTGAAAATCCATGGAGCAAGTGCGCTCCTAAAAGTTTGCTTCCGGCCGATTTAAGGGAAATAGAAATGCTGATTAACGACACTCTTCACAGCCTGGACAATTTCCTTGTTGAGCGTGGAAGGGTTTATGACATTTATGGAATTAAAAAGCCGGATACATTAAACGAGTTTCAAAATTCACTTTCCGCATTTGAGGTAATCAAGTCACAGAATGCGGAGCTTATTGATGCAAGCATCATAAAGTCCGGGGCATGGAACAATAACAATGACGATGCATTCAGATTAATCAACGAGCTTCAAAGATATCAGAAATATGCTCCTGCCTTAAACAAGTTTAATCAGAACATTTTCCAGGCGGATATTGACCGGTTGATATATGAGCTGAGAAATCTCTCACATAAGAAATTCAGGTTCTTTAACAATAAACAGCATATTGAGCTTGTTGACAGATATTATGCAATACCAGTACCTGGAAGTGTTGATGAAATAATAAGGGATTTACAGGAAGCTAAAGCAATAATCAAAATCAGAAAAACCCTTGAAGCCAACAATGCACTGGGCCAAAAATATTATGGAGGATATTGGCATTTGAATGCAAATCCTCAGGATTTAGTGGCTATTGCACGCTGGATGAATGAATTTTCAGCACTTGTGCGTGAAGGAACATTTTCACAGAATACAATTGACATGATGAGTAAGGATCTCTTTGATTTCAAACCTGAAAGGGACCTTGCAGAATATATTGAGTCCGGAGAGGAGTTTGTCAGAGTATTGTCAAAGCTTAGGGACAAATTAAATCCTAGAAGCAAATTAATCTTTAAAAGAGAAACAGGTGACGTACCGTTTGAGGCATGGCAGCAACAGTTGTATAATTGGAGAGGACAGCTATCAAGCCTTCACTTATGGTCACAATATTTAAATACTAAAAACAGGCTTAAAAGCTCAAATGCAAAGATGTTTGTAGATTCAATCGAAAAAAGAAACATTCACAAGGATGACATTAACGCACTGGTTGAAGGAAACTTTGCAGATTCACTTTTAAATATATTATTCATTGAAAATCAGGAACTGGCTACATTCGTAGGTGAACTTCACGAAAACAGAATTCGTGAATTCAAGGATTTGGATAAAAAGATTTTAACATTAAACCGTAAAAGGATATTCCATAAGCTGAACAGCAACATTCCAAAAATATTCGGCGGAACAGAAAATCCTCAAGCTAAAATATTGGCAGGAGAATTTACAAGAAAAAGCGGACACATGCCGGTTCGAAAACTCTTGGAAAAAGCCGGCGGAATGATAAAACAAATCAAACCTTGTTTCATGATGTCCCCGTTATCCATTGCACAATATTTGGATCCTACAAATGAAGAGCTTCAGTTTGACGTTGTTATTTTTGACGAAGCAAGTCAGGTAAAACCTGAAGATGCATTAGGTGCATTCATGAGAGGTAAAACCGCAGTGGTTATGGGAGACACCCAACAATTGCCTCCTACATCATTTTTCGACCAGATGTCCGATGCAGACAGCGACGAGGAAGAGGCAACATCACTGGACATGGAAAGTATTCTTCATTTATGTAAACTGTCATTCCCGGTTAAGATGCTTAAATGGCACTACCGTTCCCGTCATGAATCATTAATCACAGTTTCAAACAGGGAATTTTACGATAATGACCTTTTGGTTTATCCTTCACCTTCACATTCAGACCCTGAACTAGGTTTGAAATTCCACTACAATCCGAATACACAGTATCTAAGAGGAGCATCATCCAAAAACCCTCTTGAAGCAGATGATGTTGTAGAGGAGATATTCAACCACTTTGAAAAATACGGTGATACAAAAAGTTTAGGAGTCGGAACATTTTCAGTTGCCCAAAAGAACGCAATACTGGAAGCACTGGAAGTAAAACGTAAGGAACATCCGGAATATGAACCTCTGTTTTCAGACAATAAGGAAGAACGTTTCTTCGTTAAAAACCTTGAAACAATACAGGGGGATGAAAGGGATGTTATTCTAATCAGTGTCGGTTACGGCTATGATCAGGACGGAAAGATGTCCTTAAACTTCGGTCCGTTAAATCAGGATGGTGGAGAAAGACGTTTAAATGTACTGATTACACGTGCAAGAGAAAAATGTGTAGTATTTTCAAACTTTAAAGCTTACGACATGAATTTAACAGCTAACCCTCCATATGGGGTTAAATCCTTAAAAGAATTTCTGGAATATGCTGAA carries:
- a CDS encoding PfkB family carbohydrate kinase, which encodes MTLVIIGPVTQDIIRIGGDESYKVGGATYYQSFVFEEFYGDYLAIVNCGDESLLNDFPDLSKVRPILKDNTHFFINSYPYPDNLNIRHQSSNFADIPVLKSDLEEILPDEIDGFVLNPLNRHDFPPETVEYLKSFNVPVFMSLQGFLRTEGNQVNDNYEIELCKFDELSTILNGVDVIFLDEAEKNFIGSNVDVDEMVITDGSNGSRIVGDGEIKVDAVKCENVVDTTGCGDTYMAAYISQKLLMKSSRTAGNFASRIASEKINNYGPYNFNK